In the genome of Gadus morhua chromosome 14, gadMor3.0, whole genome shotgun sequence, one region contains:
- the LOC115558882 gene encoding zinc-binding protein A33-like, whose protein sequence is MKELTESYAGRQRSDPSDEAQVVCTEHLKDIKWFCKDEQRAVCHVCEFPHHQGHTVVPLEEQVQELKQQLRPDLTALQARRRRHQELEETYEAMVPHLKGQWVKTERRIKAEFEQLHQFLREEEEARVEALREEEEQKRKTILLERKTLQEQIRSLSEGPSAVEADLQKDGLSFLSASTRSRTSARALLSGSDPQLLPGALLDEAKHLGNLAHRVWEKMGQRTTFSPVTLDLNTAADCLSLSDDLTSVRRSDVTQKVPNNPERFTRYADVLGSEGFSSGEHCWEVEVGDHPDWVIGVAKESVERRGECTAAPDNGIWCLSNDSGKYNQGTGETMALKRTPERIRVQLDYDGGEVSFHDPEDMTLIYTYQDTFTENIFPWFSIGAAGEARTKDVRVYGDSSRTKPCKVM, encoded by the coding sequence ATGAAGGAGCTCACTGAGTCCTACGCTGGAAGACAGAGGTCTGACCCCTCTGATGAGGCCCAGGTGGTCTGCACTGAGCACTTAAAGGATATCAAGTGGTTCTGTAAGGACGAGCAAAGagctgtgtgtcatgtgtgtgagttCCCTCACCACCAGGGTCACACAGTGGTTCCTCTAGAAGAACAAGTCCAGGAGCTGAAGCAGCAGCTGAGACCTGACCTCACGGCTCTacaggccaggaggaggagacaccaggagctggaggagacgtaTGAGGCCATGGTTCCTCACCTTAAGGGACAGTGGGTGAAGACCGAGAGGCGGATCAAAGCAGAGTTTGAACAGCTTCACCAGTTcttgagagaggaagaggaggccagAGTGGAGGccctgagagaggaagaggagcagaagaggaAGACGATCCTCCTGGAGAGGAAGACCCTTCAGGAGCAAATCCGGTCTCTCTCAGAGGGTCCCTCGGCTGTAGAAGCAGACCTGCAGAAGGACGGCCTGTCGTTCCTCAGCGCTTCCACGCGCTCCCGGACCAGCGCCAGAGCCCTGCTCTCCGGTTCTGATCCCCAGCTGCTTCCTGGAGCGCTGCTGGACGAGGCCAAACACCTGGGAAACCTGGCCCACAGAGTCTGGGAGAAGATGGGGCAGAGGACCACCTTCAGCCCCGTTACTCTGGACCTAAACACTGCAGCagactgcctctctctgtctgatgaTCTGACCAGCGTGAGACGTAGCGATGTAACCCAGAAGGTTCCTAACAACCCAGAGAGGTTCACTAGGTACGCTGATGTTCTGGGTTCTGAGGGCTTCAGCTCAGGGGAACactgctgggaggtggaggtgggagaccATCCTGACTGGGTAATAGGTGTTGCTAAAGAgtcagtggagaggagaggagagtgtacTGCTGCACCAGATAATGGAATCTGGTGTTTATCTAATGACAGTGGAAAGTACAATCAGGGTACTGGTGAAACCATGGCATTGAAGAGGACTCCAGAGAGGATCAGAGTCCAGCTGGACTatgatggaggggaggtgtccTTCCACGACCCTGAAGACATGACTCTCATCTACACCTATCAAGACACTTTCACTGAAAACATCTTCCCTTGGTTTAGTATTGGAGCAGCAGGTGAAGCCCGGACCAAAGATGTTAGAGTGTATGGTGACTCCTCACGCACTAAGCCATGTAAAGTCATGTAA
- the LOC115558883 gene encoding zinc-binding protein A33-like, protein MAEENPLFKHYLTCSVCTEIFKDPVSLGCHHSFCSSSLKDFWAQVENKNCPVCKRKSSKDLVVNFSIKELADSYTERQRSAPSEAQVVCTKPSQRSAPSDEAKVVCTEHLKDIKWFCKEEQRAVCNVCEFPHHQGHTLVPLEEQVQELKQQLRPDLTALQARRRRHQELEETYEAMVPHLKKQRVKTERRIKAEFEQLHRFLREEGEARVKALREEEEQKWKRILLERKTLQEQIRSLSAVEADLQKDGLSFLSASTHSRTSARALLSGSDPQLLPGALLDEAKHLGNLAHRVWEEMGQRTTFSPVTLDPNTAARRLSLSDDLTSVRRMDVIQMVPNNPVLGSEGFSSGEHCWEVEVGDHPDWLIGVAKESVERKGECTASPDNGIWCLSNVSGKYTLGNDITLTLKRSPERIRVQLDHDGGEVSFYDPEDMTLIYTHQHTFTENIFPWFSLGAAGEARTKAVRVCGVSSGTQL, encoded by the coding sequence ATGGCTGAAGAAAACCCTCTTTTCAAACATTACCTGACTTGCAGCGTGTGCACTGAGATCTTCAAGGACCCGGTGTCTCTGGGCTGTCACCACAGCTTCTGTTCCAGCTCTCTCAAGGACTTCTGGGCCCAAGTGGAGAACAAGAACTGTCCCGTCTGTAAGAGGAAATCCTCAAAGGATCTAGTCGTTAACTTTTCCATCAAGGAGCTCGCTGACTCCTACACTGAAAGACAGAGGTCTGCCCCCTCTGAGGCCCAGGTGGTCTGCACTAAACCCTCCCAGAGGTCTGCCCCCTCTGATGAGGCCAAGGTGGTCTGCACTGAGCACTTAAAGGATATCAAGTGGTTCtgtaaggaggagcagagagctgtgtgtaatgtgtgtgagtTCCCTCACCACCAGGGTCACACGCTGGTTCCTCTAGAAGAACAAGTCCAGGAGCTGAAGCAGCAGCTGAGACCTGACCTCACGGCTCTacaggccaggaggaggagacaccaggagctggaggagacgtaTGAGGCCATGGTTCCTCACCTAAAGAAACAGCGGGTGAAGACCGAGAGGCGGATCAAAGCAGAGTTTGAACAGCTTCACCGGTTcctgagagaggaaggggaggccaGAGTGAAGGCcctgagggaggaagaggagcagaagtgGAAGAGGATCCTCCTGGAGAGGAAGACCCTTCAGGAGCAGATCCGGTCTCTCTCGGCTGTAGAAGCAGACCTGCAGAAGGACGGCCTGTCGTTCCTCAGCGCTTCCACGCACTCCCGGACCAGCGCCAGAGCCCTGCTCTCCGGTTCTGATCCCCAGCTGCTTCCTGGAGCGCTGCTGGACGAGGCCAAACACCTGGGAAACCTGGCCCACAGAGTCTGGGAGGAGATGGGGCAGAGGACCACCTTCAGCCCCGTTACTCTGGACCCAAACACTGCAGCACGccggctctctctgtctgatgaTCTGACCAGCGTAAGACGTATGGACGTAATCCAGATGGTTCCTAACAACCCTGTTCTGGGTTCTGAGGGCTTCAGCTCAGGGGAACactgctgggaggtggaggtgggagaccATCCTGACTGGCTAATAGGTGTTGCTAAAGAGTCagtggagaggaaaggagagtgtACTGCTTCACCAGACAATGGAATCTGGTGTTTATCTAATGTCAGTGGAAAGTACACTCTGGGTAATGATATAACCCTGACATTGAAGAGGTCTCCAGAGAGGATCAGAGTCCAGCTGGACCATGATGGAGGGGAAGTGTCCTTCTACGACCCTGAAGACATGACTCTCATCTACACCCATCAACACACTTTCACTGAAAACATCTTCCCTTGGTTTAGTCTTGGAGCAGCAGGTGAAGCCCGAACGAAAGCTGTTAGGGTGTGTGGTGTCTCTTCAGGCACTCAGCTCTAG